ATTCGAGCGGCCGGTCGCCGGTTCGGTTCACCTCGGCGGCGAGCCGGTGGTCGCCGCCGGCTGTTGGGTGCCGCCGGAGAAGCGCCGGGTCGCGATGATGTTCCAGGAGGGTGCGCTGTTTCCCCATCTCACGGTGGAGGGCAATGTGCGCTACGGCCTCGAGCGCGGTCCGGCGGCGGCGGAGCGGGCGCGGGAAGTTCTCGAGCTGGTCGGCATGGCGGATCTTCGCGAGCGCTTTCCGGACGAGCTCTCGAGCGGTCAGCAGCAGCGCGTCGCCCTCGCCCGGGCCCTCGCCCCGGGGCCGCGGCTGGTGCTCCTCGACGAGCCCTTTGCCAACCTCGATGCCGCCTTGCGGGCGCAAGTGCGGGAAGAGGTGCGATCGATTTTGCAGGCCGCCGGCGCCACCGCCGTGCTGGTGACCCACGACCAGGAGGAAGCCCTCAGCATGGCGGACCTGGTGGTGGTGATGGAAGGCGGGCGGATCTTGCAGACCGGAGCCCCGCAGGCGGTCTACGATCACCCCGCCTCGCCGGTGGTGGCTCGTTTCCTCGGGGACGGTCAGCTCCTGCCCTGCGAAGTGCGCGCCGGCAGGGCCCGTTCCCTCTTCGGCGAGGTCGGCACCGATGCGCCGGACGGTCCCGGGCTGTTGTTGGTTCGTCCCGAAGACCTTGCGGCGCGGGCCGGGCCGGTGGAGGCGGGCGCCGCCGGGACCGTCGAGCGGCGGCGCTTCTTCGGTCACGATCTAATCGACGAGATTCGCCTCGCCGATAGCGGCGAGCTGGTGCGGGTTCGCTGCCTGACGGTGCCGGGTTACGGTCCCGGATCGCGGGTGGCGCTGACCCTGCGGGATCGCACCTTCCGGGTATTTCCCCCGGCGGCGGACGAGTGAGAACCGGCGCAGTTCTGTCGCTGCTGGCGGCACTGCCGCTTCTCCTGGGTTGTGCCCGCGAGGCACCGCCGGCGCCGCCGATGTTGGTCGTCGGTATCGATGGTGGCGAGTGGAAGGTGATCGAGGAGCTGTGGCGCCAAGGGCGCTTGCCGGTGCTTCGGGACCTCGCCGAGCGCGGGGTCCACGGTCCCCTCGACACCGACTACGCCGCCTCGCCGGTGATCTGGACCACCATCGCCACCGGCCGGCGGCCGCGCGACCACGGCATCACCGACTTCGTCGTGCCCACGCCGCGGGGCGACGTGCCGATCTCCTCGGATCTGCGGCGAGTGCCGGCCCTCTGGAACATGCTGTCGACCACCGGCCGTCGAGTGGCGGTTCTCGGCTGGTGGGTGACCTGGCCGGTGGAGGAAGTCGCCGGCGTCATGCTCAGCGACCGCTCCTTGCTCGGCCTCGACCGCGCCGAGTTTCCCCCCGGCCTCGAGGGGCGCCTGGATCCGGCCCTGGCGGTCCTCGATGGCTCGCCCGGTGGCTTCGACCTCGGGGATCCGGTGCAGCGCCGGGACCGCCTGGTGGCGGAGCTCGCCAAGGATCTGGTGACTCAGCCCTTCGATCTCTGGATGGTCTATTTCCGCAGTGCCGACGTGGTCTCCCACCGCGACTGGAAGTACTTCGAGCCGGAAGCCTTCGAGTCCGTCGACCCGGCCGCCTTGGCGGCCGGCGCCGAGCGCGTGCCGCGGGCCTACGAGGCCATCGACCGCGCCCTCGGCGAATTGCTGGCGGCGGCGCCGCCGGCGACCAATGTCCTGGTGGTCTCGGACCACGGCTTCGTGGCCTCGCCCAAGGAGAAGGCTCAGGTGCTGTTCGACCTCGACGCTGTGCTCGAACGGCTCGGCTACCTGGAGCGCGGCGCCGCCGGGGTCGACTTCGCCCACACCAAGGTCTACTCCTTCAACTCTCCGAAGCACCGCAAGGGCAAGACCGTGCGCTTTTCCCTCGCCGGTCGCGAGGCCGGCGGCGCGGTGCTGCCGCGGCAAAGGGCCGAGGTGCGGGCGGCGCTCGATCGCGACCTGCAGCGGGTCACCTATGACGACGGTGTGCCGGTTTTCTGGATTCGCGATGCGCGGCCAGCGGAACGGCGAGACGGTGCCGACTTCGTGATCGGGGTGTCGAACGACGCCCCCAGCCGCACCCTCTGGCTCGACGGCGAGCCCTTCGAGGGACCGGTCGAGGGCATCACCCGGATCACCGGCACCCACGATCGCCACACCCGCGGCATTTTCCTCGCCGCCGGTCCGGACATCGCTCCCGGTGCCGCG
This window of the Acidobacteriota bacterium genome carries:
- a CDS encoding ABC transporter ATP-binding protein, translated to MTPWVEVRRLEVAYDGQVAVRGVDLDIPRDGVTALLGPSGCGKTSLLRAIAGFERPVAGSVHLGGEPVVAAGCWVPPEKRRVAMMFQEGALFPHLTVEGNVRYGLERGPAAAERAREVLELVGMADLRERFPDELSSGQQQRVALARALAPGPRLVLLDEPFANLDAALRAQVREEVRSILQAAGATAVLVTHDQEEALSMADLVVVMEGGRILQTGAPQAVYDHPASPVVARFLGDGQLLPCEVRAGRARSLFGEVGTDAPDGPGLLLVRPEDLAARAGPVEAGAAGTVERRRFFGHDLIDEIRLADSGELVRVRCLTVPGYGPGSRVALTLRDRTFRVFPPAADE
- a CDS encoding alkaline phosphatase family protein, which produces MRTGAVLSLLAALPLLLGCAREAPPAPPMLVVGIDGGEWKVIEELWRQGRLPVLRDLAERGVHGPLDTDYAASPVIWTTIATGRRPRDHGITDFVVPTPRGDVPISSDLRRVPALWNMLSTTGRRVAVLGWWVTWPVEEVAGVMLSDRSLLGLDRAEFPPGLEGRLDPALAVLDGSPGGFDLGDPVQRRDRLVAELAKDLVTQPFDLWMVYFRSADVVSHRDWKYFEPEAFESVDPAALAAGAERVPRAYEAIDRALGELLAAAPPATNVLVVSDHGFVASPKEKAQVLFDLDAVLERLGYLERGAAGVDFAHTKVYSFNSPKHRKGKTVRFSLAGREAGGAVLPRQRAEVRAALDRDLQRVTYDDGVPVFWIRDARPAERRDGADFVIGVSNDAPSRTLWLDGEPFEGPVEGITRITGTHDRHTRGIFLAAGPDIAPGAAPAGIDIHDLAGTILYGLGLPAGEDFAGSVRQELFSSAFRRRFPARTVTSWGRRTAGEVSTSEADDRLIDELGALGYL